A segment of the Agromyces sp. H17E-10 genome:
GCTCGGCTGCAGGCCGAGCACGGCGGTTCGCTGCTGCGCAACCCGGCGTTCCAGCAGCTCGTGCTCAACATCCTGCTGTTCCTGCCGCTCGGCTTCTTCGCGCGGGCGCTCTTCGGCCGGGGCGTCCTCGTCGCCGCCGGGTCGGGAGCGATCGTGTCGCTCGCGATCGAGGTCACCCAGCTGACGGGTGTGTGGGGACTCTTCCCCTGCGCGTACCGGCTGTTCGACACGGGTGACCTCGCCGCGAACACGGTCGGCGCCGTGCTCGGTTCGGCGATCGCCGCGGCGGCGCTGCACCCGTGGCGCGGGCGGGGCCGGGCGACTCCGGCGACCGCCGACGACGCGCCGGTCACGGCAGGACGCCGAGTGCTCGCGATGGTCGTCGACCTGCTCACGGTGTGGCTCACCGCCTACGGGCTCGCCGTGATGGCGTCCGCGGTCGTCTCGGTGCTCGCCGGAGGTCTGCCGGCGTGGTTCGACCCCGATCGCGTCGGGCTCGCGACCACGCTCGTCGCGATCGGTGCGCAGGCGTGGTCGGTGCTCGCCGGCGGCGTCACCATCGGCGAGCGCGTCGTGCTCATCGAGGCCGTC
Coding sequences within it:
- a CDS encoding VanZ family protein, translating into MDRIMPGVIAIIVGSAALVVVFVPLVALSYRRRGGFSGARLLGWIALLFYVMGLWAYTLLPLPDGAYDCVGVELNPFAVVTDIARLQAEHGGSLLRNPAFQQLVLNILLFLPLGFFARALFGRGVLVAAGSGAIVSLAIEVTQLTGVWGLFPCAYRLFDTGDLAANTVGAVLGSAIAAAALHPWRGRGRATPATADDAPVTAGRRVLAMVVDLLTVWLTAYGLAVMASAVVSVLAGGLPAWFDPDRVGLATTLVAIGAQAWSVLAGGVTIGERVVLIEAVEMRPPKLGRRVVRFAVGIGGYTIAGLLPGLLALVAPVLAIANLVGAFTTRGHRGFAQAVAGMDAVGRARPATAKTALGEASSTTTPR